In Candidatus Binatia bacterium, the DNA window TCGTCCCGCAAGCGGGACACAGTCCACGGCAGTCCTCGCGGCACACCGCACGGGTCGGCAGCGCGAGGATCGCCTGCTCGCCGACGAGCGGCGTCAGGTCGATCTCGTCGCCGCTGTAGAAGCTGAGCGCGAGGTCCTCGGTCTTGAGCTCCTGCTTGACCTCGTGCGGCAGCGCCTTGGTGAGCACGAACTCGAACGGGGTCGCGAGCGGGAGCGAGAAGGTCTCGAGGCAGCGCGCGCAGGTGCCTTCGGCGACGGTGCTGCAGTGTCCCTCGAAGTACAGGTCGTCGCCCGCGCGGTAGTACGTGACGTC includes these proteins:
- a CDS encoding DUF177 domain-containing protein, yielding MKLRVDRITDEATQCVFQASVEELNQRLEDAGAHDFSLASPLEVDVTYYRAGDDLYFEGHCSTVAEGTCARCLETFSLPLATPFEFVLTKALPHEVKQELKTEDLALSFYSGDEIDLTPLVGEQAILALPTRAVCREDCRGLCPACGTNRNTDPCTCSPASPDPRFAVLSRVRVRTEP